From a single Brassica napus cultivar Da-Ae chromosome C9, Da-Ae, whole genome shotgun sequence genomic region:
- the LOC106371914 gene encoding uncharacterized protein LOC106371914, with amino-acid sequence MDSTVNELLRWNKSAPNHHVRSDLVSSTRENQQEKAQAFSLQQQENVPSNNSGTQCCGNESLSCAASVGDKRKRNEYDASRSVEHNNRRRSDANIDAERGEESVQKENYECADPMFNDFEKLRADANFAVGQTWALFDTLDGMPRLYAQIRKVSAPSFGLRITYLEPDPDDEKQIQWCEEDLPVSTGKFRLGKNENTKDCSIFSHLIQCSEGSNTGRHFTISPRKGETWALFKNWDINWSSEPDSHRKYEYEFVEILSDYTDETGVFVSYLHKAKGFASVFFRLGTGPADIFRINTLYRFSHMVPSFRLTGTEAKGVPKDAYELDQAALPKTIQEVMVPSESNSKPKRQDIYFASKGKVFQTGQIWSFCSGYDDLPLYYGKIQKITFTQAFKQEPVFKLHIGRLKATTPFPKDVVEWRDRGMPVGCGTFYARKALEIITPSQVSHQVIPQVSLDGNEYTILPKIGEVWAIYRYWSVHIDVEDLEFGLYDIVEVLDDSLEDYKVQMLVQESFLDDDENYNRYFKGATEYVDNEVEGSEPIFTIPKSERIRFSNKVHALRVTKEIHGELNDLFCMEFNAVPINILLH; translated from the coding sequence ATGGATAGCACTGTGAACGAGCTACTTAGATGGAACAAATCTGCCCCGAACCATCACGTCAGGAGTGATTTGGTTTCATCAACACGCGAGAATCAGCAGGAGAAGGCTCAAGCTTTCTCCTTGCAACAACAGGAAAATGTCCCAAGTAATAACTCAGGCACACAGTGCTGTGGAAATGAAAGTTTGAGCTGTGCTGCAAGTGTTGGTGATAAGAGAAAGAGGAATGAGTATGATGCAAGTCGCAGTGTTGAGCATAACAATAGAAGACGTTCTGATGCTAATATAGATGCAGAAAGGGGAGAAGAGTCGGTACAAAAGGAGAATTATGAATGTGCTGATCCAATGTTTAACGACTTTGAGAAGCTGAGGGCAGATGCAAACTTTGCGGTTGGCCAGACTTGGGCTCTTTTTGATACACTAGATGGGATGCCTAGACTTTATGCTCAGATCAGAAAAGTTTCAGCTCCTTCCTTTGGGCTTAGGATCACATACTTAGAGCCAGATCCAGATGATGAGAAACAGATCCAATGGTGTGAAGAAGACTTGCCTGTTTCCACTGGCAAGTTCAGACTCGGAAAAAACGAGAACACAAAAGATTGTTCCATATTCTCTCATCTTATCCAATGCAGTGAAGGAAGCAACACTGGTCGTCACTTCACTATCTCCCCAAGAAAAGGCGAGACTTGGGCCTTATTCAAGAACTGGGACATCAACTGGTCTTCAGAGCCAGACTCTCACCGCAAGTATGAGTATGAGTTTGTTGAAATCTTGTCAGACTACACTGATGAAACTGGTGTATTTGTCTCATACTTACACAAAGCTAAAGGCTTTGCAAGTGTCTTCTTTCGACTGGGAACTGGTCCTGCAGACATCTTCCGTATCAACACTTTGTATCGGTTCTCCCACATGGTTCCTTCCTTCAGACTTACAGGAACTGAAGCAAAAGGTGTGCCTAAAGATGCTTACGAGCTCGACCAAGCTGCGTTACCAAAAACAATCCAAGAGGTTATGGTGCCTTCAGAGAGTAACAGTAAGCCTAAACGCCAAGACATCTACTTTGCTAGCAAGGGGAAAGTCTTTCAGACCGGTCAGATCTGGTCATTCTGCAGTGGCTATGATGATTTGCCTCTGTACTACGGTAAGATACAGAAGATAACTTTCACTCAGGCGTTTAAGCAGGAGCCAGTGTTTAAACTACACATTGGTAGGCTAAAGGCAACTACTCCTTTCCCTAAGGATGTTGTCGAATGGAGAGACAGAGGAATGCCTGTTGGTTGTGGAACTTTCTACGCAAGAAAGGCTCTCGAAATCATTACCCCTAGTCAAGTTTCACATCAGGTCATCCCTCAAGTCTCCTTGGATGGAAATGAATACACCATTCTCCCTAAGATTGGCGAAGTTTGGGCGATATACAGATACTGGAGCGTTCATATTGATGTTGAGGATTTGGAGTTTGGTCTTTACGACATTGTGGAAGTTCTTGATGACTCCTTGGAAGACTATAAGGTGCAAATGCTGGTGCAAGAATCATttcttgatgatgatgagaattATAATAGGTATTTTAAGGGAGCAACGGAGTATGTGGATAACGAGGTGGAAGGGTCAGAACCTATATTTACAATCCCAAAGTCAGAAAGGATCAGATTCTCGAACAAGGTTCATGCTTTGCGTGTAACCAAAGAGATACATGGGGAGTTAAATGACCTTTTTTGTATGGAGTTTAATGCGGTGCCTATAAATATTCTACTCCATTGA